A single genomic interval of Physeter macrocephalus isolate SW-GA chromosome 5, ASM283717v5, whole genome shotgun sequence harbors:
- the GPR141 gene encoding probable G-protein coupled receptor 141, whose product MADHNSSSCNNPIRSPHLTSLYFVVLFGGLVGIISILFLLVKMNTRSVTTTAVINLVVVHSVFLLTVPFRLIYLIKHTWIFGLPFCKFVSAMLHIHMYLTFLFYVVILVIRYLIFFKQKDKVEFYRKLHAVAASTALWLLVIIIVVPLVVSQYGIHEGYDKYHCFKFHKELAHAYVQVINYLIVIIVIVIAVTLLVLQSVIIVLMARKLHHSLLSHQEFWAQLKNLFFIGVILICFLPYQFFRIYYLYTVAHSSDCNDNVAFYNEIFLSVTAISCIDLLLFVLGGSHWFKKKIIDLWNCLLCR is encoded by the coding sequence ATGGCTGACCACAACAGTTCCTCCTGCAATAACCCTATAAGGTCACCCCATTTAACCAGCCTCTACTTCGTAGTGCTCTTTGGAGGGCTGGTGGGCATCATCTCCATTTTGTTCCTGCTGGTGAAAATGAACACCCGGTCTGTGACCACCACAGCAGTCATTAACCTGGTGGTGGTCCACAGTGTTTTCCTCCTGACAGTGCCTTTTCGCTTGATCTACCTCATCAAGCACACTTGGATATTTGGGTTGCCCTTCTGCAAATTTGTGAGCGCCATGCTGCACATCCACATGTACCTCACATTCCTGTTCTACGTTGTGATCCTAGTCATCAGGTACCTCATCTTCTTCAAGCAAAAGGACAAAGTGGAATTCTACAGAAAACTGCATGCTGTGGCTGCCAGTACTGCCCTGTGGCTACTGGTGATTATCATTGTGGTGCCCCTGGTTGTTTCTCAGTATGGAATTCATGAGGGTTATGACAAATATCACTGTTTTAAATTCCACAAAGAACTTGCTCACGCATATGTGCAAGTCATCAACTATTTGATAGTCATTATTGTCATAGTTATTGCAGTGACTCTCTTGGTCCTCCAGAGTGTCATCATTGTGTTGATGGCGCGGAAGCTACACCACTCCTTACTATCCCATCAGGAGTTCTGGGCCCAGTTGAAAAACCTGTTTTTTATAGGGGTCATTCTTATTTGCTTCCTTCCCTACCAGTTCTTTAGGATCTATTACTTGTACACTGTGGCACATTCAAGTGACTGTAATGACAATGTTGCATTTTATAATGAAATCTTCTTGAGTGTAACAGCGATTAGCTGCATTGATTTGCTGCTCTTTGTTCTTGGGGGAAGCCATTGgtttaagaaaaagataattgaCCTATGGAATTGCCTTTTGTGCCGTTAA